ATCTGAATTTCATTGAGTTATAATGGAGTTTTCCACTCTATAAAGCTCAATATAAAAGGTATCTTTGGTGGTTCATAATTTTTAGGAAAGTTTAATCTTTCATTTTGCttcaaaaatataatcaaatgtATAGAAATGTCTTGACTGTAAATGTGTGATTATACATATTAAAGTTAGTACTGGTATATACATAAAAATATCATATGTATGTTTATttaataaacaataatttaatttttgatgtaacgcatcttctgattAGCTGATGTCGTTTTGTTTGTCAGCCCATAGAcaaaatttagtcatgtgaccgtgacatcatcaatgttttttcatttgtttttcctgtttaaaatggaattgagaattaaattataagaaataactgtaatattttttctgtctattcgaaataacatcaaaaatgtggtgcacactttaaaataaccagcgtattatttagtgtgcaccacatttttaatgttatttcttcatagaccgaaaaaatattacagtcattccttaattaaacTTGAAATGGTTTTATCCTACCTCTGGGGAAGTTCTTCAAGAGCTACTTCAAATTCAAATGTCTCATTCCACACAGGATCCACAGTATTCTTCAGTTccttaaaataatacaaatataaattaataataggGTAAATTATCATTGTATGTTGTAACTTTTTCAAGTTTTACTCCCTGTCTATCAAACTGTAGAAAAGTTTATTTTAACATACTACAATGatggactgactgacagacatttatgttttttataatgCAGGGTAGGTATAATATCTTTCAAGCAGTTATTAGATCttaaaaagaaaaggaaagtATTATCTTTATCAGAATGCAGTCActacattttataaataattcaCATGAACATTTTTGAAAAAGTCACAAAAACAACAATGTGATCTATCGTATTCAGGCTAATAACATAAGTTACAGTTGAAAACATCACTTTAGCATTACATATGTATATTGACTTTGCTTTTCTGAAAATAAACACCGACTATATTTAGGAACATTTAACAATACAATTTAATTCCTTACTTGATGCCAAATTATTATACTTTGAATCAATATGTCATACCTTTGTCTGAAACATTAATTTAGTTCCTGGTACAGTTACTTTTACAAATGGGTCAGCTAAAGAAACATCATCTCTGGCTGATAAACCATGTGCCCCATGTATAGTAACCAGCAATGATGAGGGATGCTGGAATTCAACACTCACTTCAAGGTCACCAGTTACATCAAGGTCAGTCTGCAATATAAAGGGGTTAATCACAATATATactagaaaataaataataagatgTTTACTATCaattgaaaaatgcattttacaagaGAAAATGGAGTAACCTTCCATTTACAAATGCATAGATAAACATGAGTTGTCTCCCATAAACAAAttgttcaacaacaaaaaaggcaCAGTACCCTTTTAACCAATTACTAGTcataatattatttaatttattaatataaagaTATTTTGAACGAAATCAGCACATGCTTTCAAAAATACTTTCTAAGTCAAGATATAAAGAATACggtgtcttcccgattgtcccacttttttaaattacaggtaaaaaggtAGTGGAAttttgtgggacaatcgggaagatgtttgtgggacaattgggaagtttaattgtgggacaatcgggaattgtttttattgtaattaatcTGTTTTTATAGTGTGCAGTAGGTAATTACAGGTAACTAATcatttttcttgtaaaatatgaaaaaaacaagaacataaacTGAGTATTAAATATTTtgcacatattaatatgaaatacatgtatcatcaaACATAGAATATAATGTAAAGTAAAAATTATCAGATATCAAACACGGGCCGTCAAGCACTATTCATTTCTGCATTATATGATAAAGGGTTTCAGTCAAGCATTTTAGAACTCAATTGATTATATAAAGCACACATATTGTAGAAGGTTCAACAATAAAGCATACATAATACATAAGTATATCATTAAAGCATAATCATACATAGcacaaaatatcataaaattgcAACAAATCTAGTCCAAATGTAACAAATAGGTGGCagttcatacaaaaaaataattactaaCTTTAATTAGATtaacaaatcaaatttaaatttatttatactcttcaacttcatactttatttggcccttttaactttttggattcgagcgtcactgatgagtcttttgtagacgaaatgcgcgtcttaCAGGGCGCCAAATGGGACTCCGTACCcgtacgtctggcgtatatacaaaatttagtcctggtatctatgattatataaaaaagaagatgtggtatgattgccaatgagacaactatccacaaaagaccaaaatgacaacaaaaaatcatacttaatacttaaaaaaattgatataatcCAAAAATAATACTTTGAATATGTAATAAttaattcttgttattttaacaaaacaaacaccAAGTCTACTGTTTATTTAAGAACATTTCACATCAAaaaataatgtgggacaatccgaacttttcatgtgggacaatcagaactctaatatttttaaaaagtgggacaatcgggaataaaccAAGAATACTTATTTAGCTTGAGAGGTATTAAGACCAAATTAGTCTTTCCTGCAAAACTACTAAGAGTTCTGCATAAACTActattttgaagaaaagaaaaagttttgtattttcatatcattttgttGAATAATAAGATTTTGCTGAAATTCACATACACTTTTGACACATTTtacattagattctgaaacagtgAATTGCTACTTACTTCAGAGAAATATATCAGATGAGAAGGAAATATAGGTTCTATACATTTCAAGTGTGCCATTATTTTAAGGTGCATAAAGAtcatctttattttaaataattataaatacacTGAAAAGGTATATTGCTAGTAGTAACCAGAATGCGTGTATACCTCCATATTTAAATTATACCATGCCGTATGTATAGGGCTGTCTCTAAAGTTAAATGTGTTCATATCTATTATAACTTCTCCCAGAAAATCATCTCTGCCAAGCAAATCACTGTCCATTACTTTAACAACCAACTTCCTGTTAATCAGTTCTGTTTCTGTTAATGGATAGGCAAAAATTTCATCAAACTTTGGGTTGTTGGTTTGTGGATATACTCTTGTTCTCTTTTCCTCAGCATCTTCTACATCAGGGGTCATCTCAAGCtggaaaataatttcaaattacaaGAGGCATTGATAATCATCCATGGCATTTATGTTACCTAATTTAATCTTCCATTAAAGTTCAGATATAATAAGAGGAGAAAAGAAAGCTTTTAAGTATGACAGGTAAAAACTACTGTAAATtgagaaattattgcaatttttcaagaatggacaataatgtgagATTAGTTATTGTGACTTCAGAAAATCTGTGTAcatatatgtatcagatatcagtAAGCCTGTGTAcatatatgtatcagatatcagtAAGCCTGTGTACATATATTATGTATCAGATATCAGTAAGCCTGTGTAcatatatgtatcagatatcagtAAGCCAGTTCTTATTATTGCAAATTATCACACAATCACATTGTTTTcattaaatgattataaaaacctcccaataatttctgaatttacagtaaattgaTTTACCATGTGATTAAAAACTGAAACAATAAAGCTTCTTGATGACatttaataacatttatattGGCTTACTTTGACATAAGGATCAGACATTTTGGATCTCAGATCTTTAGATCGAAGCTCTCTacatttgatgaccttgaccagtagtaaatgtcttttgaaatcatatttaaaagatatctgtATTTCTCCTCTGACATCTCCTACAGCTTTCATCACTGTGGGATCCAGCTTCTTAAATAAACCTTTCAAAATCTGCATATTTCTCTGTAAATAAAcaagaacatacatgtataagaaatatTCAAGAAGAACAGTACACCAAACATAGAGCTATATTCatatcttatacatgtacatattaaaatgtgaaatatatAACAATGTCCATATCATGTCAAAGTGAACTCAAAAGTTACTTGTGTAAAGGAATCGAACAAAGATGCATAtgtttcacaatttattttttttacatttaaggaGCAGCACAGGAGGTACAAAAGTGGGACAGACAGCAAAaactaataaacaaacaaacatccATCACTAAATATTACTGCCCCCTTCAAAAAGGGGTATAATACTGGTGATAATGGATGGCTTCTTAACATCCAGCAgcaaattaatatgcatattcaggaagagGGCATGTTAATGCAATATGAATATTTAAACCCTGCTTTGTACAAGATGGATGCACTGAGCTGTTTTTTAATGTGTTAGTTCACAAGGGAATTACAGTTAACAGGAAGACATGTCATCTCAACCCGACAAATTATTCTGACTCTGAGCTGACCATTCTTTACTCTTACACCTTAATAATGCATGCTTAGCAAAGAAGAagaaaataccaattttaaagtcttAGGTTTTACCTGGCCGGGTTTCAAACCCACGACCTCCTGCACTCAAGCAGAACATGCTAC
This sequence is a window from Mytilus edulis chromosome 1, xbMytEdul2.2, whole genome shotgun sequence. Protein-coding genes within it:
- the LOC139522235 gene encoding synaptotagmin-1-like; the encoded protein is MGKNQSKYEDDHLMEEGQQVQKVQNINKIHGLARLISAKRDHQQIVAAQGWSKQDEDMRNMQILKGLFKKLDPTVMKAVGDVRGEIQISFKYDFKRHLLLVKVIKCRELRSKDLRSKMSDPYVKLEMTPDVEDAEEKRTRVYPQTNNPKFDEIFAYPLTETELINRKLVVKVMDSDLLGRDDFLGEVIIDMNTFNFRDSPIHTAWYNLNMETDLDVTGDLEVSVEFQHPSSLLVTIHGAHGLSARDDVSLADPFVKVTVPGTKLMFQTKELKNTVDPVWNETFEFEVALEELPQRYIIFHVIDKSTFGGNDSLGQVIIELMTFNPDHSLHDYFRLADLRNTERLKSKWAQHATAEEFRESLVAHASSRHPTFLFQEHTGKKIVSVSCRKAGAQGKVRIIDGIPVK